In Myxococcus stipitatus, the following are encoded in one genomic region:
- the mrdA gene encoding penicillin-binding protein 2, with the protein MTPPTLGNTTPGRELRRRFLWLGLAMTVGLALLSIQLYRLQITRGEEYSAKSVANFVKEVRLRADRGVIKDSRGTILVDSRPSFDAVVTPAFCTDCAEQVIPRLAELLQWDADQAKKVEDLVRQGRRNAPFQPVPVRVDLTRDEYDRLAARRDILDGVEVAPVPHRHYRTNTVLSHVLGYMNEITQEELDRLNADGSRYALGDYIGRRGLERYFEQRLRGSDGVRKEVVNARGQKIEELNVKLGDNAVVQPKAGSNLVLSIDMRLQEEAERAFPGVTGAVVAVDVNTGFIRALVSRPGFDPNLLTGRVTPAQMAQLSRDPLEPMINRVAAEHYSPGSTFKVVTALAAFKSGAFRPETMVNCPGGYRLGARTWRCHLDRGHGLVDGLAAMKSSCDTWFYKVADTIGLDPIGEMGKSLGLGSPTGINVVAEVPGIMPTTAYHDKASPGGYTKGMALNSSIGQGDNNVTPLQLALVYAAIANGGTLYKPQLVQRLENLDGQVVEEFKPEVVRKVELPAAHLKAVIEGLVKVAHEPGGTAYRSRLKVMRDLDIKIAAKTGTAQVARLGAVRLKTYQMSFFERDHAWFAGFAPADKPELAVVVLNEHGGHGGADAAPTAMAVIQKYMDLKKLDATAPPPRPNQPYTPTLTRAPSPDEATLTRGVRPPKLPQRDEESEDTHATQD; encoded by the coding sequence GTGACGCCGCCGACGCTGGGCAACACGACGCCGGGGCGCGAACTGCGCCGGCGCTTCCTGTGGCTGGGCCTGGCCATGACGGTGGGCCTGGCCCTGTTGTCCATCCAGCTCTACCGTCTGCAAATCACCCGGGGCGAGGAGTATTCCGCCAAGAGCGTCGCCAACTTCGTCAAGGAGGTGCGGCTGCGCGCAGACCGGGGCGTCATCAAGGACTCGCGCGGCACCATCCTGGTGGACAGCCGTCCCTCCTTCGACGCCGTCGTCACGCCGGCCTTCTGCACCGACTGCGCCGAGCAGGTCATTCCGCGCCTCGCGGAGCTGCTCCAGTGGGACGCGGACCAGGCGAAGAAGGTGGAGGACCTGGTGCGCCAGGGCCGGCGCAACGCGCCCTTCCAACCGGTGCCGGTGCGCGTGGACCTCACGCGGGATGAGTACGACCGGCTGGCCGCGCGGCGCGACATCCTGGATGGCGTGGAGGTGGCGCCCGTTCCGCACCGCCACTACCGGACCAACACGGTGCTGTCGCACGTGCTGGGCTACATGAACGAAATCACCCAGGAGGAGCTCGACCGGCTCAACGCAGACGGCTCGCGCTACGCGCTGGGGGACTACATCGGCCGGCGCGGGCTGGAGCGATACTTCGAGCAGCGCCTGCGAGGCTCGGATGGCGTGCGCAAGGAGGTGGTCAACGCCCGCGGCCAGAAGATCGAGGAGCTCAACGTCAAGCTGGGCGACAACGCGGTGGTGCAGCCCAAGGCGGGCAGCAACCTGGTGTTGTCCATCGACATGCGCTTGCAAGAAGAGGCGGAGCGCGCGTTCCCCGGCGTGACGGGCGCGGTGGTGGCCGTCGACGTCAACACGGGCTTCATCCGCGCGCTGGTATCGCGGCCGGGCTTCGACCCGAACCTCCTGACGGGACGGGTGACTCCCGCGCAGATGGCGCAGCTGTCTCGAGACCCGCTGGAGCCGATGATCAACCGCGTGGCCGCGGAGCACTACAGCCCGGGCTCCACGTTCAAGGTCGTCACCGCGCTGGCGGCATTCAAGTCCGGCGCCTTCCGTCCGGAGACGATGGTGAACTGCCCGGGCGGCTACCGCCTGGGCGCGCGCACGTGGCGCTGCCACCTGGACCGCGGCCACGGCCTGGTCGATGGACTGGCGGCGATGAAGAGCTCCTGCGACACGTGGTTCTACAAGGTCGCGGACACCATCGGCCTGGACCCCATTGGCGAGATGGGCAAGTCGCTGGGCCTGGGCAGTCCCACGGGCATCAACGTGGTGGCCGAGGTGCCGGGCATCATGCCCACCACCGCCTACCACGACAAAGCCTCACCCGGCGGCTACACCAAGGGCATGGCGCTCAACAGCTCCATCGGCCAGGGCGACAACAACGTCACGCCGCTCCAGCTCGCGCTCGTCTATGCGGCCATCGCCAACGGCGGCACGCTCTACAAGCCGCAGCTGGTGCAGCGGCTGGAGAACCTGGACGGCCAGGTCGTCGAGGAGTTCAAGCCGGAGGTGGTGCGCAAGGTGGAGCTGCCCGCGGCCCACCTGAAGGCGGTGATTGAGGGCCTGGTGAAGGTGGCCCATGAGCCGGGAGGCACCGCCTACCGCTCTCGCCTCAAGGTGATGCGAGACCTGGACATCAAGATCGCGGCGAAGACGGGCACCGCGCAGGTGGCGCGCCTGGGCGCGGTCCGCCTCAAGACGTACCAGATGAGCTTCTTCGAGCGAGACCATGCGTGGTTCGCGGGCTTCGCCCCGGCGGACAAGCCGGAGCTCGCCGTGGTGGTGCTCAACGAGCACGGAGGCCATGGTGGCGCGGACGCCGCGCCCACCGCGATGGCCGTCATCCAGAAGTACATGGACCTGAAGAAGCTGGACGCCACCGCTCCGCCGCCCAGGCCCAACCAGCCCTACACGCCCACGCTCACGCGCGCGCCGTCACCCGACGAGGCGACCCTGACGCGCGGCGTGCGTCCCCCCAAGCTGCCGCAGCGCGACGAGGAGTCGGAGGACACGCATGCAACTCAGGATTGA
- the mreC gene encoding rod shape-determining protein MreC, producing the protein MLSLLKRYRRPLIVGALLLYPLVAFLLSGRKGRDPNPIDRAVIAVTSPVQQALTASIEGAVSAVRHYLDLRGVRQENDSLRLENLQLRASVQALGEARTENERLRKLLGYAEASAGPEIPARVVGVNPVAKLLSVRISGGEKDGVFRGMSVVTPDGIVGQVIRATGSYSDVALVTDPQSRVAVRVQRSRARGTAAGAGNGPLKLENMLRTEDVDNGDLIITSGTDGIYPPGLVVGRVTNLEKKEHGMFQGADIVPAVDTSKLEEVLVVGSPYSAMAQGSAAEGASK; encoded by the coding sequence GTGCTGTCGCTCCTCAAGCGATATCGGCGCCCCCTGATTGTCGGGGCCCTGCTCCTCTACCCCCTGGTCGCCTTCCTCTTGAGCGGCCGCAAGGGCAGAGACCCCAACCCCATCGACCGGGCCGTCATCGCGGTGACGTCCCCCGTCCAGCAGGCGCTCACGGCGAGCATCGAAGGGGCGGTGTCGGCCGTGCGCCACTACCTGGACCTCCGGGGGGTGCGTCAGGAGAACGACTCGCTGCGCCTGGAGAACCTCCAGTTGAGGGCCTCGGTGCAGGCGCTGGGGGAGGCTCGCACGGAGAACGAGCGGCTGCGCAAGCTCCTGGGCTACGCGGAGGCGTCCGCCGGGCCGGAGATTCCGGCGCGGGTGGTGGGCGTCAATCCGGTGGCCAAGCTCCTGTCGGTGCGCATCAGCGGTGGCGAGAAGGACGGCGTGTTCCGGGGCATGTCGGTGGTGACGCCCGATGGAATCGTGGGGCAGGTCATCCGGGCGACGGGCAGCTACTCGGACGTGGCGCTGGTGACGGACCCGCAGAGCCGCGTGGCGGTGAGGGTGCAACGTTCTCGTGCGCGTGGTACCGCCGCGGGGGCGGGTAATGGACCCCTGAAGCTGGAGAACATGCTGCGCACCGAGGACGTCGACAACGGCGACCTCATCATTACGTCCGGCACGGATGGCATCTATCCTCCGGGGCTCGTGGTAGGCCGGGTGACGAACCTGGAGAAGAAGGAGCACGGCATGTTCCAGGGGGCGGACATCGTGCCGGCGGTGGACACCAGCAAGCTGGAGGAGGTGCTGGTGGTGGGCAGCCCGTACAGCGCGATGGCGCAGGGCAGCGCGGCGGAGGGCGCGTCGAAATGA
- a CDS encoding peptidylprolyl isomerase: MDGLNPRKVFSLLFIIGIAVVFTLQFGPGSTGFGASGPATTAPGSVASVNGKEIPLRDFATAWARQMNQLRAQGSPIPESVARQFGMHNQVLDRLVNTELLAQAAESRGITPSDEELRKLIHQNTDFHAKEGGFDFARYQQVLRDFYRKTPQEFEAELRRQLAAQKMIEVVRSNAVVSEDEVRARYEKDGNQAKVVFARFLPTMYADKVAAPTAAQLAEWKKTHEKEIKDYFEANKFVYQQPERIRARQVLVKLSPEATAEQKAEAMKKAEALKKEIDGGKDFAAVARESSEDPGSKARGGDLGWVERGSWEPALANAAFSLKAGEVTAPVETKFGVHLVKVEEKQAAQDKKLEDVQDEIATTLFKQERAKDQAKAEAQKALAEVQAGKALKDLFPPEKEQPALLRFETETRPEAVQTDSFTAEGEAVPHLGPAPTLVKAAFAATGPQALGEVFPVGEGFVVAQVVERQKPDAAGFEQKKDSLRTQAEQAKQIEVTDSFLKALKKNGNVVTNTEAIDSVVGAG, from the coding sequence ATGGACGGTCTGAACCCCCGGAAGGTCTTTTCCCTGCTGTTCATCATCGGCATCGCGGTGGTGTTCACGCTGCAGTTCGGGCCGGGAAGCACCGGCTTTGGCGCCTCGGGACCGGCCACCACGGCTCCCGGCTCGGTGGCCAGCGTGAACGGCAAGGAGATTCCGCTGCGCGACTTCGCCACCGCCTGGGCCCGGCAGATGAATCAGCTGCGCGCCCAGGGCAGCCCCATCCCTGAGTCGGTGGCACGCCAGTTCGGCATGCACAACCAGGTGCTGGACAGGCTGGTGAACACGGAGCTCCTGGCCCAGGCGGCCGAGTCCCGTGGCATCACCCCCTCCGATGAGGAGCTGCGCAAGCTCATCCACCAGAACACGGACTTCCACGCCAAGGAGGGCGGGTTCGACTTCGCGCGCTATCAGCAGGTGCTGCGCGACTTCTACCGGAAGACGCCGCAGGAGTTCGAGGCCGAGCTGCGCCGCCAGCTCGCCGCCCAGAAGATGATCGAGGTCGTCCGCTCCAACGCGGTCGTCTCCGAGGACGAGGTCCGGGCCCGCTACGAGAAGGACGGCAACCAGGCCAAGGTCGTCTTCGCGCGTTTCCTCCCCACCATGTACGCGGACAAGGTCGCGGCGCCCACCGCCGCCCAGCTCGCGGAGTGGAAGAAGACGCACGAGAAGGAGATCAAGGATTACTTCGAGGCCAACAAGTTCGTGTACCAGCAGCCCGAGCGCATCCGCGCCCGTCAGGTGCTGGTGAAGCTGTCTCCGGAGGCCACCGCCGAGCAGAAGGCGGAGGCGATGAAGAAGGCGGAGGCGCTCAAGAAGGAGATCGACGGCGGCAAGGACTTCGCCGCGGTGGCCCGCGAGAGCAGCGAGGACCCGGGCAGCAAGGCGCGCGGTGGCGACCTGGGCTGGGTGGAGCGCGGCAGCTGGGAGCCGGCGCTGGCGAACGCGGCGTTCTCCCTCAAGGCCGGCGAGGTCACCGCTCCGGTGGAGACCAAGTTCGGCGTGCACCTGGTGAAGGTGGAGGAGAAGCAGGCGGCCCAGGACAAGAAGCTCGAGGACGTCCAGGACGAGATCGCCACCACCCTCTTCAAGCAGGAGCGCGCGAAGGACCAGGCGAAGGCGGAGGCCCAGAAGGCCCTGGCCGAGGTGCAGGCGGGCAAGGCGCTCAAGGACCTCTTCCCGCCTGAGAAGGAGCAGCCCGCGCTGCTGCGCTTCGAGACGGAGACGCGTCCGGAGGCCGTGCAGACGGACAGCTTCACCGCCGAGGGAGAGGCGGTGCCGCACCTGGGCCCCGCGCCCACGCTGGTGAAGGCGGCCTTCGCGGCCACCGGTCCCCAGGCGCTGGGTGAGGTCTTCCCGGTGGGCGAGGGCTTCGTGGTTGCGCAGGTCGTGGAGCGCCAGAAGCCGGACGCCGCGGGCTTCGAGCAGAAGAAGGACTCGCTGCGCACCCAGGCCGAGCAGGCCAAGCAGATCGAGGTGACGGACTCCTTCCTCAAGGCCCTGAAGAAGAACGGCAACGTGGTGACGAACACCGAGGCCATCGACTCGGTGGTGGGCGCGGGCTAG
- a CDS encoding sensor domain-containing diguanylate cyclase, translating to MNPADLLSAMKRTVEQLAAYNEMAKALTSTLELREVLALVMQKVSSLLLPRNWSLILLDERTGKLSFEIAVGEGAGVLKGLQLNPGEGIAGAVFSSGVARLVHDVGGDPSFSPRFDEASAFHTRSILAVPLLSRGHVLGVIELVNGPTDPPFSNDDLTTLTAIADYAAIAIENARNFRRVQELTITDEHTGCYNARHLRALLDTEVKRSARFRHPLSLVFLDLDHFKSVNDRHGHLMGSATLKEVGDLLMSLGRNGLDAVFRYGGDEFAILLVETDQDGATAIAQRVCDAFRGRAFLTDHGLDVRVTASVGVATFPDHATSAVDLIRSADFAMYAAKARGRDGICVAEPTGPDTNGGGSDIPTR from the coding sequence ATGAATCCCGCGGACCTCCTGTCGGCCATGAAGCGGACAGTGGAGCAACTGGCCGCCTACAACGAGATGGCGAAGGCGTTGACGTCCACGCTGGAGCTGCGCGAGGTGCTCGCGCTCGTGATGCAGAAGGTCAGCAGCCTGCTGCTGCCTCGCAACTGGTCGCTCATCCTCCTGGATGAGCGCACTGGAAAGCTCTCCTTCGAAATCGCGGTGGGCGAGGGCGCCGGTGTCCTCAAGGGCCTCCAGCTCAACCCCGGAGAAGGCATCGCCGGTGCCGTCTTCTCCTCGGGCGTGGCGAGGCTCGTCCACGACGTGGGCGGAGACCCCAGCTTCTCGCCCCGCTTCGATGAGGCGTCCGCCTTCCACACCCGCTCCATCCTCGCGGTGCCGCTGTTGTCGAGGGGCCATGTGCTGGGAGTCATCGAGCTGGTCAACGGCCCCACGGACCCGCCCTTCTCCAACGACGACCTCACCACGCTGACGGCCATCGCCGACTACGCGGCCATCGCCATCGAGAACGCGCGCAACTTCCGCCGGGTGCAGGAGCTCACGATTACCGACGAGCACACCGGCTGCTACAACGCCCGGCACCTGCGCGCGCTGCTGGACACGGAAGTGAAGCGCTCGGCGCGCTTCCGCCATCCGCTGTCGCTCGTGTTCCTGGACCTGGACCACTTCAAGAGCGTCAATGACCGGCACGGGCACTTGATGGGCAGCGCCACGCTCAAGGAAGTGGGCGACCTGCTCATGTCCCTGGGCCGCAACGGCCTGGACGCCGTCTTCCGCTACGGGGGCGACGAGTTCGCCATCCTCCTGGTGGAGACCGACCAGGACGGAGCGACCGCCATCGCCCAGCGTGTCTGCGACGCGTTCCGAGGCCGCGCCTTCCTCACCGACCACGGGCTGGATGTCCGCGTCACCGCCAGCGTGGGCGTGGCCACCTTCCCGGACCACGCCACCTCCGCGGTGGACCTCATCCGCTCGGCGGACTTCGCCATGTACGCGGCCAAGGCCCGCGGCCGCGATGGCATCTGCGTCGCGGAGCCGACGGGCCCGGACACGAACGGCGGCGGCTCCGACATTCCCACGCGCTGA
- a CDS encoding Maf family protein, with protein MHTHADQTLLVLASGSPRRRDFLSQLGLTFTVSAADIDETPHPGEEARAYVLRLAREKARVVAARSPGTWVLAADTTVALGMELLGKPQSPDEARQMLSRLSGKTHDVFTGVALAGRHEEALAVHTRVTFRALSAAEIAWYVSTGEPVDRAGAYAIQGKGGFLVASVDGSPTNVVGLPLGETLALMERAGVPLAWKR; from the coding sequence ATGCACACGCACGCTGATCAAACGTTGCTCGTCCTGGCCTCGGGTTCTCCCCGCCGCCGCGACTTCTTGTCGCAACTGGGACTCACTTTTACCGTCTCCGCGGCGGACATTGACGAAACGCCCCACCCAGGCGAGGAGGCCAGGGCCTACGTGCTGCGGCTGGCCCGCGAGAAGGCGCGTGTGGTGGCCGCCCGCTCACCGGGCACCTGGGTGCTGGCCGCGGACACCACCGTGGCCTTGGGCATGGAGCTGCTCGGAAAGCCCCAGAGCCCGGACGAGGCCCGGCAGATGCTGAGCCGGCTGTCAGGAAAGACACACGACGTGTTCACCGGCGTCGCGCTCGCGGGCCGTCACGAGGAGGCGCTGGCGGTGCACACCCGCGTCACCTTCCGCGCGCTGAGCGCCGCGGAGATCGCCTGGTACGTGAGCACCGGTGAGCCCGTGGACCGTGCGGGTGCCTACGCCATCCAGGGCAAGGGCGGCTTCCTGGTCGCCTCGGTGGACGGAAGCCCCACCAACGTCGTGGGCCTGCCGCTGGGGGAGACACTCGCGCTGATGGAGCGCGCGGGCGTGCCCCTGGCCTGGAAGCGCTGA